The Chamaesiphon minutus PCC 6605 DNA window CTCCAGTACACTCCCGAAATTGCTACTCCCCTTAAAAGGAGAATTGCGCAAATTCATCCCATAAGCTGCAACCGCCGCCGCAAACTTGAGATTATTAGAAGCCGTACTAATCGGTTTGGCGATCGAGTTCTCCACCTTCCCAGTTAAGAGTTTGGAAATATCGGATTTAGGAGCCTTATACCGCAATCTGACTTGCATCAATTCGGTACTATTAGCAGCAATTTGAGTCTCCTTATCCGCCGCAGTTTGAGCCACAGGTGTCGCAAACTTGAGATCGGCTTTCACGCCGACGGGAATCACCTCATATAATGCTGTAACCGCGTGTCCGGCTCCAAGTTCGCCAGCATCTTTTTTATCATCTTTGAAGTCTTTGTTAGCTAGGACGCGATTTTCATAGCCAATCAGGCGATATGCTTGGACGAGTTTGGGATTGAATTCAACTTGAATTTTGACATCTTTGGCGATCGTCAATAAGGTCGAGCCAAATTCTTTGACTAAAACCTTTTTGGCTTCCATTAAATTGTCTATATAGGCATAGTTACCATTACCTTTGTTGGCTAACTGTTCCATTTTAGAATCCTTAAGATTGCCCATGCCCAAGCCGAGTACTGTGAGAAATACATTACTCTTCCGTTCTTTTTCGATGAGTTTAACCAAACCATCATCGCTACTAACACCGACATTAAAGTCGCCATCCGTTGCTAGCACGACTCGATTATTACCATTTTTGAGAAAGTTCTCTCGCGCTACTTTATAAGCTTGAATGATGCCTTCCCCACCAGCAGTAGAACCACCAGCTTCTAACTTATCGAGAGCGGCGATAATTTTATCTTTCTGATTTCCAGGCGTTGAAGGTAAAACTAAGCCAGCACTACCAGCATAAACGACGATCGCGACTCGATCGGTCGGGCGGAGTTCATTTACTAATAGTTTGAGCGAAGATTTGAGCAGGGGCAGTTTATTCGGTTCGTTCATCGAGCCAGAAACATCGAGCAAGAAGACTAAATTATTTGGCGGTAATTTCTCCATGCTAATTTTCTTGCCTTGCAATCCAATTTGCACGAGTTTGTGCTGGGGATTCCACGGGGCGGTAGCAACTTCAGTATTAATCGAAAATGGTTTATCTCCCGTCGGTTGGGGATAATCATAAGGGAAATAATTGACCATTTCCTCGATTCGCACGGCATCTTTAGGCGGTAATTGCCCGCCATTAATAAATCGCCGAATATTACTATAACTAGCCGCATCCACATCGATCGAGAAAGTCGAGAGCGGCTGTCGATCGGCAGTGTAAAATTGATTATCCTCGATCGACTTATAGCTCTCCTCAGTAGGTGCTTCTATCGGTGGAGCTTCTGATTGGAGTGGCGCAGATGAATCCATCTTGGCTCCACTATTTAACCCCTGCACTGATGCAGTTGGACTTGTCTTTGTCTCTGTGGCTGCTGGCTTTGTAGGGCTACTTGCAGGAGCTGATGCCTTATTCGTGTCAGAACCGCACGCGGTAAGGCTGGCGAGTAAGATGACGAGACTGGTATTGAGTATCGATCGATAAAAAGACATGATAAATTGGTGCAAATAAGTAGTGGACTTGAGTGTGAGTCGCGACTACCTAATTGGCAACTGCCCGAAATAAACTAGATGCAAAAGGCAGTATCCAAACGAGTTTTCGGCTATTCCCACCTACAATCACAGGTTACACAATTCCCGAAACGATCGGT harbors:
- a CDS encoding vWA domain-containing protein; this encodes MSFYRSILNTSLVILLASLTACGSDTNKASAPASSPTKPAATETKTSPTASVQGLNSGAKMDSSAPLQSEAPPIEAPTEESYKSIEDNQFYTADRQPLSTFSIDVDAASYSNIRRFINGGQLPPKDAVRIEEMVNYFPYDYPQPTGDKPFSINTEVATAPWNPQHKLVQIGLQGKKISMEKLPPNNLVFLLDVSGSMNEPNKLPLLKSSLKLLVNELRPTDRVAIVVYAGSAGLVLPSTPGNQKDKIIAALDKLEAGGSTAGGEGIIQAYKVARENFLKNGNNRVVLATDGDFNVGVSSDDGLVKLIEKERKSNVFLTVLGLGMGNLKDSKMEQLANKGNGNYAYIDNLMEAKKVLVKEFGSTLLTIAKDVKIQVEFNPKLVQAYRLIGYENRVLANKDFKDDKKDAGELGAGHAVTALYEVIPVGVKADLKFATPVAQTAADKETQIAANSTELMQVRLRYKAPKSDISKLLTGKVENSIAKPISTASNNLKFAAAVAAYGMNLRNSPFKGSSNFGSVLELANQSKGADLDGYRAEFIRLVEKSQKLTKS